In Anoplopoma fimbria isolate UVic2021 breed Golden Eagle Sablefish chromosome 22, Afim_UVic_2022, whole genome shotgun sequence, a genomic segment contains:
- the zdbf2 gene encoding LOW QUALITY PROTEIN: DBF4-type zinc finger-containing protein 2 (The sequence of the model RefSeq protein was modified relative to this genomic sequence to represent the inferred CDS: inserted 1 base in 1 codon; deleted 2 bases in 1 codon): MSDSCDEGDQRKVASTSRIWAESQPGPSRCQPSRQGYCGYCRVLYSNLDQHLSSLRHLDSVRASSRGSSTVSSSSSRGTKLTLLERFLQDVLKYHPHRYNDPRPSHADLPSVSAPLLPRAELDDWRSLATRKHLSSSDKGSCQPANQKQEDRTHRQSGEGFTGLGSHERLSEPIREQEERGNIGTGNTRSSQAQAPPPHQQAPPLSTGRLTGRPTGGKPAPPRPHHCPTGVQTLVPVQTLLPGPPQSRGPLSWQRERREAHKEEAFSSDHCDSLDRTIEEVIQVCCHGVTSTPYQQEETESFHFSLPVSMETQSDDWDSPVQRAQTLEGTPLQVSQGGGQDLSCLMDVQVDLEDQVYSYQLHSALHSEQRTGGGARQNEGFWSLPIEEVLPAPEHIPESFRGKTWTQIEQEDEGKVEKLVRQFRRGRFICYFDTESLARYGRRSQNKGRGEKKEEEPANGILPLLDCDDNDSSYVRRRRTKRRAFRVASRCQVVKVSHSTQTIRLVVPAVREPASEAPPTSVPTANQDAAERTPEVQTWCCLPPSYSNIVTPLQPRTSLVYLLCSPSGSAHTYTPAQGSALKRCRKKRRPLDPQGLKVKYKQLPVRFYDPSSNRILKKAPKGFAPSSPPRRXVRQLFRSLSLDLNADRPPGEEAAGSSRVKGQRSSGTPFRHAKSFNVSTLSRDSAKTDEQDTVRRRSKTSQAPPPHIRSERGRGGRRDRTDPPPSKIRTRAQSTLPQPRREGLRRAGPGGKVPYHPPSPRRGRGRRGQGYERGRR, from the exons ATGTCAGACTCCTGTGATGAAG gtgaccAGAGGAAGGTGGCGTCCACCAGCAG gATATGGGCAGAGTCTCAGCCAGGTCCGTCCAGGTGTCAGCCCAGCAGACAGGGTTACTGTGGTTACTGCAGAGTCCTCTACAGCAACCTGGACCAG CACCTGTCGAGTCTCAGACACCTGGATTCTGTTCGGGCGTCCTCCCGAGGCTCCAgcactgtctcctcctccagcagcagaggaacCAAACTGACTCTGCTGGAGCGCTTCCTACAGGACGTCCTGAAGTACCACCCGCACCGCTATAATGACCCCAG GCCGTCTCACGCTGACCTCCCGTCAGTCTCCGCCCCTCTGTTGCCAAGGGCGGAACTTGACGACTGGCGGTCGCTGGCCACTCGTAAACACCTGTCCAGCTCTGACAAGGGCTCCTGCCAGCCGGCCAATCAGAAGCAAGAGGACCGCACGCACCGCCAATCAGGAGAGGGATTCACTGGGTTGGGGAGTCACGAGAGGCTGTCTGAGCCTATCAGAGAGCAGGAAGAACGAGGGAACATCGGCACAGGGAACACACGGTCATCACAGGcacaagccccgcccccacacCAGCAGGCCCCGCCCCTGTCCACAGGAAGGCTCACAGGAAGACCAACAGGAGGAAAACCAGCACCTCCTCGACCTCATCACTGCCCCACAGGAGTCCAGACCCTGGTCCCTGTCCAGACCCTGCTCCCCGGCCCCCCACAGAGCCGAGGCCC GCTGAGttggcagagggagaggagggaggctcATAAAGAGGAGGCGTTCTCCTCGGACCACTGCGACTCTCTGGACCGGACCATCGAGGAG GTGATCCAGGTGTGTTGTCATGGTGTGACTTCCACTCCCTAccagcaggaggagacagagagctTCCACTTCAGCCTTCCCgtctccatggaaacacagAGTGACGACTGGGACTCACCTGTACAG AGAGCACAAACACTCGAGGGGACACCTCTCCAGGTGAGCCAAGGGGGGGGGCAGGACCTCAGCTGTCTAATGGATGTTCAAGTGGACCTGGAGGACCAGGTGTACTCGTACCAGCTACACTCCGCCCTCCACAGTGAGCAGCGAacagggggcggggccaggCAGAACGAGGGCTTCTGGAGTTTGCCGATAGAGGAGGTGTTGCCGGCTCCGGAACATATCCCAGAATCCTTCAGGGGGAAGACCTGGACCCAGATTGAACAGGAGGACGAGGGGAAGGTGGAAAAACTGGTCCGACAGTTCAGACGGGGGAGATTCATCTGCTACTTCGACACCGAGTCTCTGGCCAG GTACGGTAGGAGGAGCCAAAACAAAGGGCGTGgtgagaaaaaggaggaggagccagCCAATGGCATCCTGCCGTTGTTGGACTGTGATGACAATGACTCATCGTAcgttaggaggaggaggacaaagaggcgGGCCTTCAGAGTGGCTTCCAGGTGTCAG GTCGTCAAAGTCAGTCACAGCACTCAGACGATCCGATTGGTCGTCCCAGCCGTCCGTGAACCAGCCTCGGAGGCCCCGCCCACTAGTGTCCCTACAGCCAATCAGGATGCAGCAGAGAGGACTCCTGAAGTGCAGACGTGGTGCTGCCTCCCTCCGTCGTATTCAAATATCGTCACACCTCTGCAGCCTCGCACCTCCCTGGTCTACCTGCTCTGCTCCCCCTCAGGCTCCGCCCACACCTACACACCTGCGCAAGGCTCCGCCCTCAAACGCTGTAGGAAGAAGAGGCGTCCGTTGGACCCTCAGGGGTTAAAAGTCAAATACAAACAACTTCCTGTCAGGTTCTACGACCCCAGCAGCAACCGCATCCTGAAGAAAGCCCCTAAAGGCTTCGCCCCCTCCAGCCCCCCCCGCC GCGTCCGTCAGCTGTTCAGAAGTCTGAGTCTGGACCTGAACGCAGACAGACCGCCAGGGGAGGAGGCCGCAGGGTCCtccagggtcaaaggtcagaggtcatcagGCACGCCCTTCAGACATGCCAAAAGTTTCAATGTGAGCACACTCAGTAGGGACTCAGCAAAGACTGACGAACAAGACACAGTCAGGAGGCGGAGCAAGACATCTcaagcccctccccctcacATCAGGTCAgagcgggggaggggggggaggagggacaggacagatccccccccctccaagATACGAACCAGGGCTCAATCCACCCTCCCACAGCCCAGGAGGGAAGGCCTACGTCGGGCAGGACCCGGCGGTAAAGTCCCCTATCACCCTCCGTCACCCCGCCGGGGGAGGGGCCGCAGGGGGCAGGGCTACGAGAGGGGGCGGAGGTAG